A genomic segment from Chitinophaga niabensis encodes:
- a CDS encoding alpha-ketoacid dehydrogenase subunit alpha/beta, translating into MIENNELAMNMQSQLSFEQFRKEVLSDFRLACISREVSLLGRREVLTGKAKFGIFGDGKEIAQIAMAKYFKPGDFRSGYYRDQTFAFASGIATVEQFFSQLYADPDINHDPFSAGRQMNSHFSTSNIDMEGNWLNLASMKNSAADMAPTAAQMPRALGLAYASKLFREVPELQQYEHLSRNGNEVCFATIGDASTSEGHFWETMNAAGVLQVPLVVFVWDDGYGISVPKKYQTTKGSISTALEGFRKTENTNGFEIYNVKGWDYAGLCETFEEGIRKARETHVPVLFHVEEITQPQGHSTSGSHERYKSRERLAWEKDFDCNRKMRQWLLENALADDAALQQIEAEAKVIAQEGRKNAWDKYIAPIKDQVQLFLERCQAILDEGRGDVAYVSQLMQEIAANREPQRRDILKSAFGIIFRHPRNFSGALDEMQLYYDNLLLQEKENYNTFLHATGANSALEVPEVPAEYAEDAQMLNGYEILNKYFDQLFSYHPLVFAFGEDVGKIGDVNQGFAGLQQKHGKERISDTGIRELTIMGQGIGMALRGLRPIAEIQYLDYMLYGLQPLSDDVASLQYRTKGTQFCPIIVRTRGHRLEGIWHSGSPMGMIINSLRGIHICVPRNMVQAAGMYNTLLQAHEPAIVIESLNGYRLKERLPENLKEFTVPLGIPEVLHEGSDITIVSYGSTLRIIEEAMQILDQQGISCELIDVQTLLPFDIHHSIVESLKKTNRILFVDEDVPGSGTAFMFQHVMEKQGGYRYLDVAPRTLAAQPHRPAYGTDGDYFSKPNVEDVVKVVLEMIRE; encoded by the coding sequence ATGATCGAAAACAACGAATTAGCTATGAATATGCAGAGCCAGTTGTCATTTGAGCAGTTCCGGAAGGAGGTATTGAGTGATTTCAGGCTAGCCTGTATCAGTAGAGAAGTTAGCTTACTGGGCCGCCGGGAAGTATTGACCGGTAAGGCCAAGTTTGGCATTTTTGGCGATGGTAAGGAAATTGCGCAGATCGCTATGGCTAAATACTTTAAGCCGGGTGATTTCCGTTCGGGGTATTACCGTGACCAGACGTTTGCCTTTGCCAGTGGAATTGCTACCGTAGAGCAGTTTTTCTCGCAACTCTATGCTGATCCTGATATCAATCATGATCCTTTCTCTGCCGGCCGGCAGATGAATTCTCATTTTTCCACTTCCAATATAGATATGGAAGGCAATTGGTTAAACCTTGCCTCCATGAAGAACAGTGCTGCGGATATGGCACCTACAGCTGCACAGATGCCCAGGGCACTGGGGCTGGCTTATGCTTCCAAGCTGTTCCGGGAAGTACCTGAATTACAGCAATATGAGCATCTTTCCCGTAATGGAAACGAGGTTTGTTTTGCCACTATCGGCGATGCTTCCACCAGCGAAGGGCATTTCTGGGAAACCATGAATGCGGCGGGTGTTTTACAGGTGCCTTTAGTTGTTTTTGTTTGGGATGATGGTTATGGCATCTCTGTACCAAAGAAGTATCAAACTACGAAGGGTTCTATCAGCACTGCATTGGAAGGATTCAGAAAAACAGAGAATACAAACGGTTTCGAAATATATAACGTTAAGGGATGGGATTATGCCGGCTTGTGTGAAACTTTCGAAGAAGGAATCCGCAAAGCACGCGAAACACATGTTCCTGTCCTTTTCCATGTAGAAGAGATCACACAGCCACAGGGGCACTCTACTTCAGGTTCTCACGAACGTTACAAAAGCCGTGAACGCCTGGCCTGGGAAAAAGATTTTGACTGTAACAGGAAGATGCGTCAATGGCTGCTGGAAAATGCACTGGCGGATGATGCTGCCCTGCAGCAGATTGAAGCAGAAGCAAAGGTTATTGCGCAGGAAGGCCGTAAAAACGCATGGGATAAATACATTGCTCCTATTAAAGATCAGGTGCAATTGTTCCTGGAGCGTTGCCAGGCTATCCTGGATGAAGGCCGTGGAGATGTTGCATACGTTTCCCAGCTGATGCAGGAGATTGCAGCTAACCGTGAACCACAACGCAGGGATATCCTGAAAAGTGCTTTTGGCATTATTTTCAGGCACCCACGTAATTTCTCCGGTGCCCTGGATGAAATGCAGTTGTATTACGATAACCTTCTTCTGCAGGAAAAAGAGAATTACAATACTTTCCTTCATGCCACCGGTGCTAACTCCGCGCTGGAAGTTCCGGAGGTGCCTGCTGAATATGCAGAGGACGCACAGATGCTGAATGGCTATGAAATACTGAATAAATATTTCGATCAACTATTCTCTTATCACCCGCTGGTATTTGCTTTCGGAGAAGATGTAGGTAAGATCGGCGATGTGAACCAGGGCTTTGCAGGTTTGCAACAGAAGCATGGCAAAGAGCGTATATCCGATACCGGTATCCGTGAACTGACTATTATGGGGCAGGGTATTGGTATGGCTTTACGTGGTCTTCGTCCAATAGCAGAGATCCAGTACCTGGATTATATGTTATATGGCCTGCAGCCACTTAGTGATGATGTTGCTTCCCTGCAATACAGAACAAAGGGCACACAATTCTGCCCGATCATTGTGCGTACACGTGGTCACCGCCTGGAAGGTATCTGGCACTCCGGTTCACCAATGGGGATGATCATTAATTCTTTGCGTGGCATACACATCTGTGTTCCAAGGAACATGGTACAGGCGGCTGGTATGTATAATACATTGCTGCAGGCACATGAACCTGCAATAGTGATCGAATCATTGAATGGTTATCGCCTGAAAGAGCGGTTGCCGGAGAACCTTAAAGAATTCACCGTACCATTGGGTATTCCGGAAGTGTTGCATGAGGGATCGGATATTACCATCGTTTCTTATGGTTCCACGCTGCGCATCATAGAAGAAGCTATGCAGATCCTGGACCAGCAGGGTATCTCCTGTGAGTTAATAGATGTGCAGACTTTACTGCCTTTCGATATTCATCATTCTATAGTAGAGTCCCTGAAGAAAACGAACAGGATCCTGTTTGTGGATGAAGATGTTCCGGGAAGCGGAACAGCTTTTATGTTCCAGCATGTGATGGAAAAACAGGGAGGGTATCGTTACCTGGACGTAGCGCCGCGTACACTGGCTGCCCAACCGCATCGTCCTGCATATGGGACTGACGGGGATTATTTCTCCAAACCGAATGTGGAAGATGTGGTAAAGGTGGTACTGGAAATGATCAGAGAGTAG